A genomic stretch from Fusarium musae strain F31 chromosome 9, whole genome shotgun sequence includes:
- a CDS encoding hypothetical protein (EggNog:ENOG41~antiSMASH:Cluster_9.4), producing MEAIPSLACRLDGFYDQLVTLISGTAHVRPTLPDGTAMPEAVTAGEAAGFTAETLGIIGNHCDPLTYGDGVDPEAVFIPVSHGQVKFKMFNVIDKFGRGVEVVDGDGLLPSISSVYQPSSHMVNGKETPNVVVSTGDNCDRGETGQSTWRPCGEWDDPVCGYIMYNSADLSLQAFTSAGDLRAEILTSEGNAAARVAQVNQPPMSDGLFEPPMMDTADEWKINILDDFIQSLKANHYALRMIEILGDASSCMAPPAESYPSVMNAAFGRPFALVIAGWSIELNHEELQPQTSLRNLAGKSYSKLSDYDLPLHLGLKEYSDDGLAAYMSLRSDVPKRPDFGKIFTFWPSGVPEVDLNEDFTCHPIHPIYPADPESPSCRLVPRWPPTGSR from the exons ATGGAGGCCATCCCTTCGCTCGCCTGTCGTCTCGATGGGTTTTACGATCAGCTTGTCACTTTGATTAGTGGGACAGCTCATGTGCGGCCAACGCTTCCAGATGGGACTGCGATGCCTGAAGCAGTGACTGCGGGCGAAGCTGCTGGGTTCACTGCCGAAACTCTGGGGATTATTGGTAATCACTGCGATCCGCTAACCTACGGAGATGGCGTCGATCCAGAGGCAGTGTTCATTCCCGTAAGTCATGGGCAAGTGAAGTTCAAGATGTTCAATGTGATTGATAAGTTCGGCAGAGGAGtggaagttgttgatggagaCGGCCTCCTGCCATCTATCTCATCAGTGTACCAGCCGTCATCTCACATGGTCAACGGCAAAGAGACGCCCAATGTCGTGGTTTCCACCGGAGACAATTGTGA CCGGGGGGAGACTGGCCAAAGCACATGGAGGCCTTGCGGCGAGTGGGATGATCCGGTTTGCGGTTACATCATGTACAACAGCGCCGATCTTTCGTTACAAGCGTTCACATCTGCTGGGGACCTTCGTGCAGAGATCCTGACTTCTGAGGGCAACGCCGCCGCAAGAGTCGCTCAAGTGAACCAACCTCCCATGAGCGATGGCCTTTTCGAGCCTCCTATGATGGATACTGCCGATGAGTGGAAGATAAATATCCTGGACGACTTCATCCAAAGTTTGAAGGCGAATCATTATGCTCTGCGTATGATCGAGATACTAGGCGATGCTTCCAGCTGTATGGCACCCCCTGCAGAATCCTATCCCAGCGTCATGAACGCCGCCTTTGGTCGTCCTTTTGCGTTGGTCATCGCTGGATGGTCGATTGAACTGAATCACGAGGAGCTGCAGCCCCAGACGAGTCTTCGGAACCTCGCTGGGAAATCCTATTCCAAGCTTTCTGATTACGACCTGCCTCTCCATCTCGGGCTGAAAGAATACTCCGACGATGGTCTGGCCGCGTATATGTCTTTGCGGTCAGACGTCCCAAAGCGGCCAGACTTCGGCAAGATCTTTACGTTCTGGCCCAGCGGCGTGCCTGAAGTCGACCTGAACGAAGACTTCACATGCCACCCTATACATCCTATCTACCCTGCCGACCCTGAAAGCCCGTCATGTCGACTTGTTCCAAGATGGCCGCCTACTGGAAGTAGATGA
- a CDS encoding hypothetical protein (EggNog:ENOG41~antiSMASH:Cluster_9.4): protein MTDVSQYIRAPEKPTDERIIDLQGGYFLGEQRNLEDWAQRSDFPTVVRVKPLKANSAGNILFADYQPHDPNVFSFHDPLNDIPAGTEIGYSVIGWHAGISEDPCMDKAPDIINGKLLAQLNMVLEKTKMDQAGVTRWTTSQDPSTYLSWKHVQFVEMGPQSKNHRCQSHQDLQKLQNIAVSGTHHADIDKQTAAEESSRVLREFKQVEGGSQ from the exons ATGACAGACGTATCTCAGTATATCCGCGCGCCTGAGAAGCCGACAGATGAGCGTATCATTGACCTTCAGGGAGGATATTTCCTTGGTGAGCAGAGGAACTTAGAAGACTGGGCCCAAAGAAGCGATTTTCCCACCGTCGTTCGCGTCAAGCctctcaaggccaacagTGCAGGCAACATTTTGTTCGCAGACTACCAGCCTCATGACCCCAATGTGTTCAGTTTCCACGATCCCTTGAACGATATACCTGCCGGTACGGAGATCGGTTATTCGGTGATTGGGTGGCACGCAGGCATAAGCGAAGATCCATGTATGGATAAAGCTCCTGACATAATCAATGGGAAGCTCCTCGCGCAACTGAACATGGTGTTGGAAAAGACCAAGATGGACCAAGCTGGTGTGACGAGATGGACAACATCTCAGGATCCCTCGACATATCTGTCATGGAAGCACGTACAGTTTGTTGAAATGGGACCCCAATCCAAAAACCATCGAT GCCAGTCGCATCAGGATCTCCAGAAGCTGCAAAACATCGCGGTGTCTGGTACTCATCATGCAGATATAGATAAACAGACTGCCGCTGAAGAGTCCTCGAGAGTCCTCCGAGAATTCAAGCAAGTCGAGGGTGGAAGTCAGTAG
- a CDS encoding hypothetical protein (EggNog:ENOG41) has product MGMPNLHKSIDTLSHAPIHASPLLAPALLQRAQSLTSEHDDLQKTLNNSFDSSIAKRVGELSRVAEALKAWQTSQASVAELTSMLDDPDQDADLAAIARDELSSETGKLESLARRLSASLTPRHPFADFPCMLEFRPGPGGLEGRYFMDTLFKMYKALCMRRGYRHTVVKYEFADTAGDSSSSAGENPLQEAILEVHDQGAFDIFRSEAGMHRVQRIPSTETKGRVHTSAVAVWVLPSFPENGASNIDFDDPESDFYVNPQEVKIETMRARGAGGQHVNKTESAIRMTHLPTGTTVSMQDHRSQQRNREEAWKLLRSRIADQRREAREEEASNLRNSVLSKTQITRGDKIRTYNYNQDRCTDHRAGVDVHDLPNVLEGGEKLDRIMDGAKDWLVNKDIELLMAEEEAKEKLNGKK; this is encoded by the exons ATGGGTATGCCGAACCTGCACAAGAGCATTGACACGCTCTCACATGCGCCAATTC ATGCCTCACCACTGCTCGCACCCGCCCTCCTCCAGCGCGCCCAGTCCCTCACATCCGAACACGACGACCTGCAAAAGACCCTCAACAACTCCTTCGATTCCTCCATAGCGAAGCGCGTCGGCGAATTATCCCGCGTGGCTGAAGCGCTGAAAGCATGGCAGACCTCTCAAGCCTCCGTCGCCGAATTGACCTCCATGCTCGATGACCCCGACCAAGACGCCGATCTCGCTGCCATCGCCCGCGATGAACTCTCCTCCGAGACAGGAAAACTCGAATCCCTCGCCCGCAGACTCTCCGCCAGCTTAACGCCCCGCCACCCCTTCGCCGATTTCCCATGCATGCTGGAATTCCGACCCGGCCCAGGCGGTCTTGAAGGACGATACTTCATGGATACTTTGTTCAAGATGTACAAAGCGCTGTGCATGCGCCGTGGTTATCGCCACACGGTGGTAAAGTACGAATTCGCCGATACCGCAGGagactcctcctcatccgccGGCGAAAACCCCCTCCAAGAAGCCATCCTCGAAGTCCACGACCAAGGCGCCTTCGACATCTTCCGCAGCGAAGCAGGCATGCACCGCGTGCAACGCATCCCCAGCACCGAGACGAAGGGCCGCGTGCACACCAGCGCCGTCGCAGTCTGGGTTTTGCCCTCGTTCCCGGAGAACGGCGCCTCGAATATCGACTTTGACGATCCAGAGAGTGATTTCTACGTTAATCCGCAGGAGGTCAAGATTGAGACGATGAGGGCGAGAGGTGCGGGGGGACAACACGTTAATAAGACGGAGTCTGCTATAAGGATGACGCATTTGCCTACGGGCACCACTGTGTCGATGCAGGATCATCGGTCGCAGCAGCGGAATCGAGAGGAGGCGTGGAAATTGCTTCGTTCGCGAATTGCTGATCAGCGACGAGAAGCTCGTGAAGAGGAAGCGTCAAATCTGAGAAACAGCGTGCTCTCCAAGACGCAGATCACACGAGGTGATAAGATTCGCACATACAACTACAACCAGGACCGATGTACCGATCATCGCGCAGGCGTTGATGTGCACGACCTACCGAATGTGCTCGAGGGCGGTGAAAAGCTAGATCGAATCATGGATGGCGCAAAAGACTGGCTTGTAAATAAGGACATTGAACTCCTCATggccgaagaagaagccaaggagaagctcaatggcAAGAAATAG
- a CDS encoding hypothetical protein (EggNog:ENOG41) has translation MPSLDARKLGRKATNHLLLGLSLPTIIDLYSSTSIEFLRSLNSLLSEFDSFQQLHGESSTAASLTRARLPSMFRRPGGKSRRSTSAADMHPMVDEMASLPAAGGPAPSVMNFAAAETDLLPGEEYTFLLTPSLPFDPDYFETFATLCDVLIDCYTRFLALVPSPRECSAPVAELFTKADSRVRKIIVQGIVRDFEEQSRSHVKMEVASIGKVVLGGLM, from the coding sequence ATGCCCTCCCTCGACGCTCGAAAGCTCGGTCGCAAAGCAACgaaccatctcctcctcggcctctCCCTCCCGACAATCATCGACCTGTACTCCTCCACATCGATCGAATTCCTCCGAAGCCTAAACTCCCTCCTCTCCGAATTCGACTCCTTCCAACAACTCCACGGCGAATCATCAACCGCTGCATCGCTCACCCGCGCGCGTCTGCCAAGCATGTTCCGTCGTCCAGGCGGTAAATCTCGTCGCTCGACATCAGCAGCTGACATGCACCCCATGGTCGACGAAATGGCTTCTCTCCCTGCAGCTGGTGGTCCTGCACCATCGGTGATGAACTTTGCAGCTGCTGAGACAGATCTCCTACCCGGAGAAGAGTATACTTTTCTGCTCACGCCTTCGCTTCCGTTTGATCCCGATTACTTTGAGACGTTTGCGACGCTGTGCGATGTGTTGATCGATTGCTACACGAGGTTTCTGGCGTTGGTACCTTCACCTAGAGAGTGTTCTGCACCTGTCGCCGAACTCTTCACGAAAGCGGATTCGCGCGTGCGCAAGATAATTGTGCAAGGCATAGTGCGGGACTTTGAGGAGCAGAGTCGGAGTCATGTTAAGATGGAGGTGGCTAGTATCGGAAAGGTTGTCCTAGGAGGATTAATGTGA
- a CDS encoding hypothetical protein (EggNog:ENOG41) yields MAFVRPLLYVALGLLMVVSIIELSFISSMVGWLHGNASGTFSFEYRGEPANLIVDQGHTSNGAAGTAFVLIGCGGIIALILRNRQNPGKFSRFFYNTWLVFNVLSLLLILTALIYTFVVTNNHNGQRINPGVAAGLDDDEKYPLQSWTPQNWFSAFLKLDLTNSNERNDIEHHLRLMRGWQYNLIPFFIIHLAETGLALWDAMLRRKEPVPAYAPPKHTV; encoded by the exons ATGGCTTTCGTACGACCGTTGCTATACGTCGCCCTCGGGCTTCTCATGGTAGTCTCCATCATCGAactctccttcatctccagcATGGTCGGTTGGCTACACGGCAACGCCAGCGGAACTTTCTCATTCGAGTACCGCG GCGAGCCTGCAAACTTGATCGTTGATCAGGGCCACACCAGCAACGGCGCAGCAGGAACAGCATTCGTCCTCATCGGCTGCGGAGGAATCATCGCTTTGATTCTTCGCAACAGACAAAACCCTGGGAAATTCAGTCGATTCTTTTACAACACGTGGCTGGTCTTCAACGTCCTCAGTTTACTGCTTATCCTCACGGCTCTTATCTATACGTTTGTCGTTACGAATAATCATAACGGACAACGTATCAACCCTGGTGTTGCGGCGGGtctggatgacgatgagaaaTATCCCCTTCAGTCGTGGACACCTCAGAATTGGTTCTCGGCATTTTTGAAACTCGACCTTACCAACTCAAATGAGAGGAATGACATTGAACATCACTTGCGTCTCATGCGAGGCTGGCAGTACAACCTCattcccttcttcatcatccatctTGCCGAGACTGGCCTTGCACTCTGGGACGCCATGCTTCGACGAAAGGAACCTGTGCCAGCCTATGCGCCGCCCAAGCACACTGTCTAA